A single window of Halobacterium jilantaiense DNA harbors:
- a CDS encoding ROK family protein, which yields MHYAGVDLGATNVRAAVAGEDGDIVGSDRRGTPRGPTGIDVAEAVLDTLRAACADAGVDPTDVRAAGIASIGPLDLAEGTVEGPANFPDPVDTIPLVGPVSNLLNSESVYLHNDTVAGVIGERFHADSTPDDMAYVTISSGIGAGVAVDGEVLEGWDGNAGELGHMVVDPQGRRTCGCGRDGHWEAYCSGNNIPEYARMLADEDGGVETGLPLDDPEFSAKDVFDAAGDDDFADYVVDQVGFWNAVGMTNLVQAYAPLVVYVGGAVALNNPEQVLDPIREHLDADVFNNVPQVRLTTLGDDVVLKGAIASALTGGTGDRSRGP from the coding sequence ATGCACTACGCGGGCGTCGACCTCGGCGCGACGAACGTGCGCGCGGCAGTCGCCGGCGAGGACGGCGACATCGTCGGGAGCGACCGCCGGGGGACGCCCCGGGGGCCGACCGGCATCGACGTGGCGGAGGCCGTCCTCGACACGCTCCGAGCGGCCTGCGCGGACGCGGGCGTCGACCCGACCGACGTGCGGGCGGCCGGCATCGCCAGCATCGGCCCGCTGGACCTCGCGGAGGGCACCGTCGAGGGCCCCGCGAACTTCCCGGACCCCGTCGACACCATCCCGCTCGTCGGGCCCGTCTCGAACCTCCTGAACTCCGAGTCAGTCTACCTCCACAACGACACGGTCGCGGGCGTCATCGGCGAGCGCTTCCACGCCGACAGCACCCCCGACGACATGGCGTACGTCACCATCTCCTCGGGCATCGGCGCGGGCGTCGCCGTCGACGGCGAGGTGCTGGAGGGCTGGGACGGCAACGCCGGCGAACTCGGCCACATGGTCGTCGACCCGCAGGGCCGCCGGACGTGTGGCTGCGGCCGGGACGGTCACTGGGAGGCGTACTGCTCGGGGAACAACATCCCCGAGTACGCGCGCATGCTCGCCGACGAGGACGGCGGCGTCGAGACTGGCCTCCCGCTCGACGACCCCGAGTTCTCCGCGAAGGACGTCTTCGACGCGGCGGGCGACGACGACTTCGCGGACTACGTCGTCGATCAGGTCGGGTTCTGGAACGCCGTCGGCATGACGAACCTCGTGCAGGCGTACGCGCCGCTGGTCGTCTACGTCGGCGGCGCGGTCGCGCTGAACAATCCAGAGCAGGTGCTCGACCCCATCCGCGAACACCTAGATGCGGACGTGTTCAACAACGTCCCACAGGTGCGGCTGACGACGCTGGGCGACGACGTCGTGTTGAAGGGCGCAATCGCGTCGGCGCTCACGGGAGGGACCGGCGACCGTTCTCGCGGGCCGTAG
- a CDS encoding LVIVD repeat-containing protein, which produces MRRRDVLRGAAGAAALPFASRITAATNQDAYAPLGTVDLPGAKEVVVGDSGDTAYVATTEGFATVDVSDPESPETLFSASSLLADRETGPMTGIYDVKVEGDTLAVVGPANPSRKDRLRGMAVYDVSDPAAPERTGFHETAYAIHNAYLHDGIAYLTALHPEQVYDRETPATNPVVLVDVTGDELEEVGRWSLADHDEGWLDVAYYPRSNHDVYVQDDVLYIAHWDAGTWLVDVSDPANPEHINHFGDYSLEDLRALSPNEQINEGTEKPGNSHYVAVNDDATLLASGAESWDIPETEEMGAPGGIDLWDISDPQSPEKLAVIEGPPTPDPTRGGVWTTSHNFDFDGDRLYTSWYRGGVKVHDVSDPANPEQLAWWRQPEEAMFWTAKSMGDGEAFVASSMRGGEEYGPGLFTFPDRAGEQADAPSLTTTEQATTTAAEETTAATTTSAATTTDSQSGDGGSDGESGGSATGFGVFAAVSGASAAALAAWRRLD; this is translated from the coding sequence ATGCGACGACGTGACGTGCTGCGTGGCGCGGCCGGCGCAGCAGCCCTCCCGTTCGCGAGTCGAATCACTGCCGCGACGAATCAAGACGCCTACGCCCCACTGGGCACCGTCGACCTCCCCGGAGCGAAAGAGGTCGTCGTCGGCGACAGCGGCGACACCGCCTACGTCGCCACCACCGAGGGGTTCGCCACCGTCGACGTCTCCGACCCCGAGAGTCCGGAGACGCTGTTCAGCGCGTCCTCGCTGCTGGCCGACCGCGAGACCGGTCCGATGACCGGCATCTACGACGTGAAAGTCGAGGGTGACACCCTCGCCGTGGTCGGGCCCGCGAACCCCAGCCGGAAAGACCGTCTGCGCGGGATGGCCGTCTACGACGTGAGCGACCCGGCGGCTCCCGAGCGCACGGGGTTCCACGAGACGGCGTACGCAATCCACAACGCGTACCTCCACGACGGCATCGCGTACCTCACGGCGCTCCACCCGGAGCAGGTCTACGACCGGGAGACCCCGGCCACGAACCCCGTCGTTCTGGTCGACGTCACCGGAGACGAACTCGAGGAGGTCGGCCGGTGGTCGCTCGCCGACCACGACGAAGGCTGGCTAGACGTGGCCTACTACCCGCGGTCGAACCACGACGTCTACGTGCAGGACGACGTGCTGTACATCGCACACTGGGACGCCGGCACCTGGCTGGTCGACGTCAGCGACCCCGCGAACCCCGAGCACATCAACCACTTCGGCGACTACTCGCTCGAAGACCTCCGGGCGCTGTCGCCGAACGAGCAGATAAACGAGGGGACCGAGAAGCCGGGGAACTCCCACTACGTCGCCGTCAACGACGACGCGACGCTGCTGGCGTCCGGTGCCGAGTCCTGGGACATCCCGGAGACCGAGGAGATGGGGGCACCGGGCGGCATCGACCTCTGGGACATCTCGGACCCGCAGAGCCCCGAGAAGCTCGCGGTCATCGAGGGGCCGCCGACCCCGGACCCGACTCGCGGGGGCGTCTGGACGACGAGCCACAACTTCGACTTCGACGGCGACCGGCTATACACGTCGTGGTACCGCGGCGGCGTGAAAGTCCACGACGTCTCCGACCCCGCGAACCCAGAGCAGCTGGCGTGGTGGCGGCAGCCCGAGGAGGCGATGTTCTGGACCGCGAAGTCCATGGGCGACGGCGAGGCCTTCGTCGCGTCCAGCATGCGGGGCGGCGAGGAGTACGGACCGGGCCTGTTCACGTTCCCGGACCGTGCCGGCGAGCAAGCCGACGCGCCGAGTCTCACCACGACGGAGCAGGCGACCACCACCGCCGCCGAGGAGACGACCGCGGCGACCACCACCAGCGCGGCCACGACGACGGACTCCCAGAGCGGCGACGGCGGGAGCGACGGTGAGTCCGGCGGGAGCGCCACCGGGTTCGGCGTGTTCGCCGCGGTGTCGGGCGCGTCGGCCGCCGCGCTGGCGGCGTGGCGTCGGCTCGACTAA
- a CDS encoding NifU family protein, translated as MSETAGAGDLHERVETWLVAQMPIIRSHGGTSAVRKADPDDGEVVVELGGACSGCGISPRTAQRIKMDLAAEFDEVDDVVVRFTDGDGGGWGGDQAESFMGVDRNEGGRGGRGEGSPNSDNHF; from the coding sequence ATGAGCGAGACCGCGGGTGCGGGGGACCTCCACGAGCGCGTCGAGACGTGGCTCGTCGCCCAGATGCCCATCATCAGGAGCCACGGCGGCACCAGCGCCGTCCGGAAGGCCGACCCTGACGACGGCGAGGTCGTCGTGGAACTCGGCGGCGCGTGTTCGGGCTGCGGCATCAGCCCGCGGACCGCCCAGCGAATCAAGATGGACCTCGCGGCCGAGTTCGACGAGGTCGACGACGTGGTCGTGCGGTTCACGGACGGCGACGGCGGCGGCTGGGGCGGCGACCAGGCGGAGAGCTTCATGGGCGTCGACCGCAACGAGGGCGGCCGCGGCGGCCGCGGCGAGGGCAGCCCGAACTCGGACAACCACTTCTGA
- a CDS encoding DUF402 domain-containing protein, with product MTSVRVRGIYATALTRAFREAGFDVVAASPPIRERFDAAFDAAEPDADVWMTDDRQGVGVAGPDDHVDELRGVLADLGRDAFVWTDPVPRGAVFDGVVDRTVGGGAILDLGDDREAYLPFGNTDEHVDDGDRLRVGIREPAAPWSDDRAVAAADVSVSGALASLDRGVDALVSGAAADREQLARTAELLDPDVPENWGVYWNYDATDADMDALGDTLDALADRAQAVEDALADADDDSEPGLVAAPESTLWAWFGRESRSALDDQRRAVTDTMPGHHRVKAGSEAASGAVDFAESLGVDLDDLPFGVVTDQFGPTEGDSVALHHGKPDGSMFSLGRGEVTDRDVETGRVTVERQMSGGGTYDALGVDREAGDTATTRFTEGNWWYPTVYRGEDGERKGTYLNVCTPVEVFPDTVRYVDLHVDVVKHADGTVEVVDEAELQDCVDDGLVSDALAEQALSVARRVKSAVEN from the coding sequence ATGACGAGCGTCCGCGTCCGCGGCATCTACGCCACGGCGCTCACGCGAGCGTTCCGGGAGGCCGGATTCGATGTCGTCGCCGCCTCGCCGCCTATCCGGGAGCGGTTCGACGCTGCTTTCGACGCCGCCGAACCCGACGCCGACGTCTGGATGACCGACGACCGGCAGGGCGTCGGCGTCGCCGGCCCCGACGACCACGTCGACGAACTCCGGGGCGTGCTCGCCGACCTCGGCCGGGACGCCTTCGTCTGGACCGACCCGGTCCCGCGGGGCGCGGTCTTCGACGGAGTCGTGGACCGGACTGTGGGGGGCGGCGCGATTCTGGACCTCGGCGACGACCGGGAGGCCTACCTCCCGTTCGGCAACACAGACGAGCACGTCGACGACGGCGACCGCCTCCGAGTCGGCATCCGGGAGCCGGCCGCGCCCTGGAGCGACGACCGCGCGGTCGCAGCCGCGGACGTGTCCGTCTCCGGTGCACTCGCCAGCCTCGACCGCGGCGTCGACGCGCTCGTCTCGGGTGCCGCCGCCGACCGCGAGCAGCTCGCGCGCACCGCCGAACTCCTCGACCCGGACGTCCCCGAGAACTGGGGCGTCTACTGGAACTACGACGCGACGGACGCCGACATGGACGCGCTCGGGGACACCCTCGACGCGCTCGCCGACCGCGCGCAGGCCGTCGAGGACGCGCTCGCGGACGCAGACGACGACAGCGAGCCCGGACTCGTCGCCGCCCCGGAGTCGACGCTGTGGGCGTGGTTCGGCCGCGAGAGCCGCAGTGCGCTCGACGACCAGCGTCGGGCAGTCACCGACACGATGCCCGGCCACCACCGCGTGAAAGCCGGCAGCGAGGCCGCCAGCGGGGCCGTCGACTTCGCCGAGTCGCTGGGCGTCGACCTCGACGACCTGCCCTTCGGGGTCGTCACCGACCAGTTCGGCCCCACCGAGGGCGACTCGGTCGCGCTCCACCACGGGAAGCCCGACGGCTCCATGTTCTCGCTCGGCCGCGGCGAGGTCACCGACCGCGACGTGGAGACGGGCCGCGTCACCGTCGAACGCCAGATGTCCGGCGGCGGCACCTACGACGCGCTCGGCGTCGACCGCGAGGCCGGCGACACCGCCACCACCCGGTTCACCGAGGGGAACTGGTGGTACCCCACCGTCTACCGCGGCGAGGACGGCGAGCGCAAGGGCACCTACCTGAACGTCTGCACGCCCGTCGAGGTGTTCCCGGACACCGTCCGCTACGTCGACCTCCACGTCGACGTCGTCAAGCACGCCGACGGCACGGTCGAGGTCGTCGACGAGGCCGAACTACAGGACTGCGTGGACGACGGCCTCGTCTCCGACGCGCTCGCGGAGCAGGCGCTGTCGGTCGCTCGTCGCGTGAAATCCGCCGTCGAGAACTGA
- a CDS encoding DUF7532 family protein, with protein MRFDQRARRALRDAGVSTDAIQRAEQDLADAASETAAEVEAFFADVETVYSDMDQTHSSAEYPEHDLDYVDLFTHSDDVRGFLRFDSWGVYVADARVLSADGDDTEVVELTLGPTVNDRVRFARERAHLE; from the coding sequence ATGCGATTCGACCAGCGCGCCCGGCGGGCGCTCCGGGACGCCGGCGTCTCCACGGACGCCATCCAGCGCGCCGAACAGGACCTGGCGGACGCCGCCAGCGAGACGGCAGCCGAGGTCGAGGCCTTCTTCGCCGACGTCGAGACCGTCTACTCGGACATGGACCAGACCCACTCCAGCGCCGAGTACCCCGAACACGACCTCGACTACGTCGACCTCTTCACGCACAGCGACGACGTCCGGGGGTTCCTCCGGTTCGACTCCTGGGGCGTCTACGTCGCTGACGCCCGCGTGCTCTCCGCGGACGGCGACGACACCGAGGTCGTCGAGTTGACCCTGGGGCCGACCGTGAACGACCGCGTTCGGTTCGCCCGAGAGCGGGCGCACCTCGAATGA
- a CDS encoding PrsW family intramembrane metalloprotease, with the protein MPSEQDPVQRAAGEDADLYDIATWEPRTGLDRASAWLYGALGTGAKALVVALAALIVVAQFAAATGLLLVDRPVIGVYVLLSVAPALAVAGYIWRSDATRREPLELLVVTFALGFLFAGFAAVLNSAFSGLFFGVAEASPGWVAVVAPALFYFVVVGPVEETVKWLAIRLYAFRDDRFDAVVDGAVYGAMAGLGFATIENAIYVLREVVAVTQTAGGQQATEVAFQVAAVRTFAGPGHVIYSAFAGYYLGLAKFNPDDAGPIVVKGLVVAALIHATYNTAVTNLGAVAEFVGLGQGVAFLAFVVVYDGLFFYVLYRKLSAYRLAYVDSGAQAAEQESAATAEGPDREREAADSAGESADYREESGATESGEESES; encoded by the coding sequence ATGCCCAGCGAACAGGACCCCGTGCAGCGCGCCGCCGGCGAGGACGCCGACCTCTACGACATCGCCACCTGGGAGCCACGCACCGGCCTCGACCGCGCGTCGGCGTGGCTGTACGGCGCACTCGGGACCGGCGCGAAGGCTCTCGTCGTGGCGCTCGCGGCGCTCATCGTCGTCGCCCAGTTCGCCGCCGCGACCGGTCTCCTCCTCGTCGACCGCCCCGTCATCGGCGTCTACGTCCTGCTGTCGGTCGCCCCGGCGCTCGCCGTCGCCGGCTACATCTGGCGGTCCGACGCGACCCGCCGGGAGCCCCTCGAACTGCTCGTCGTGACGTTCGCGCTCGGTTTCCTGTTCGCGGGGTTCGCCGCCGTCCTGAACTCCGCGTTCTCCGGCCTGTTCTTCGGCGTCGCGGAAGCCAGCCCGGGCTGGGTCGCGGTCGTCGCCCCGGCGCTGTTCTACTTCGTCGTCGTCGGTCCCGTCGAGGAGACGGTGAAGTGGCTCGCCATCCGGCTGTACGCCTTCCGCGACGACCGCTTCGACGCCGTCGTCGACGGTGCCGTCTACGGCGCGATGGCGGGCCTCGGGTTCGCCACCATCGAGAACGCCATCTACGTCCTGCGGGAGGTGGTGGCGGTCACGCAGACCGCCGGCGGCCAGCAGGCGACCGAGGTCGCGTTCCAGGTGGCCGCAGTCCGGACGTTCGCGGGGCCGGGGCACGTCATCTACTCGGCGTTCGCGGGCTACTACCTCGGGCTCGCGAAGTTCAACCCCGACGACGCCGGCCCCATCGTCGTGAAGGGGCTGGTGGTCGCCGCCCTCATCCACGCGACGTACAACACCGCGGTGACGAACCTCGGTGCCGTCGCGGAGTTCGTCGGGCTCGGGCAGGGCGTCGCGTTCCTCGCGTTCGTCGTGGTCTACGACGGCCTCTTCTTCTACGTCCTCTACCGGAAGCTGAGCGCGTACCGGCTGGCGTACGTCGACTCCGGCGCGCAGGCCGCCGAGCAAGAGTCCGCGGCGACCGCCGAGGGCCCCGACCGCGAGCGCGAAGCGGCCGACTCGGCCGGCGAGTCCGCCGACTATCGCGAGGAGTCGGGTGCGACCGAGTCCGGCGAGGAGTCGGAGTCGTAG
- a CDS encoding riboflavin synthase: protein MFTGIIEATGTVEAVADDEGGRRLRIAVEDGDFGAFSHGESISVGGVCLTVEDWDDAGGEWFSVFTAAETLEKTTLSAVSEGDLVNLERALPADGRLDGHVVQGHVDTTTEVVAVEQVGEDWTFTFALPDGHEQYVAPKGSIALDGISLTVADVDDAPDEQSGGSQTSSDQRAGTFSVAVIPTTYDLTSLSERQPGDSVNVEVDVLAKYVERMAAYDSDSSPDSVAPDSSR from the coding sequence GTGTTCACCGGCATCATCGAGGCGACGGGCACCGTCGAGGCCGTCGCCGACGACGAGGGCGGCCGACGCCTCCGCATCGCAGTCGAAGACGGCGACTTCGGGGCGTTCAGCCACGGCGAGAGCATCAGCGTCGGCGGCGTCTGTCTCACCGTCGAGGACTGGGACGACGCGGGCGGCGAGTGGTTCTCCGTGTTCACGGCCGCGGAGACCCTGGAGAAGACGACGCTGAGCGCGGTCTCGGAGGGAGACCTCGTGAACCTCGAACGCGCGCTCCCGGCCGATGGCCGTCTCGACGGCCACGTCGTGCAGGGCCACGTCGACACCACCACCGAGGTCGTGGCCGTCGAGCAGGTCGGCGAGGACTGGACGTTCACGTTCGCGCTCCCCGACGGCCACGAGCAGTACGTCGCGCCGAAGGGCTCGATTGCGCTCGACGGTATCAGCCTCACTGTCGCCGACGTGGACGACGCTCCGGACGAGCAGTCCGGAGGCAGTCAGACCTCGTCTGACCAGCGGGCCGGCACCTTCTCTGTCGCCGTGATTCCGACGACGTACGACCTCACGTCGCTGTCGGAGCGCCAGCCCGGCGACAGCGTGAACGTCGAGGTCGACGTGCTCGCGAAGTACGTCGAACGGATGGCCGCCTACGACTCCGACTCCTCGCCGGACTCGGTCGCACCCGACTCCTCGCGATAG
- a CDS encoding DUF7533 family protein has product MKLLDAVSLAVAVAFAAPAALLGVETLLGGDPTGWVFLAFAAGILGFERYVVTPDDIPAMFAQKTASAVVEDPDDEPRDDGESGTQ; this is encoded by the coding sequence GTGAAACTCCTCGACGCGGTCAGCCTCGCCGTGGCAGTGGCGTTCGCGGCACCGGCCGCGCTGCTCGGCGTCGAGACGCTGCTCGGCGGCGACCCTACCGGCTGGGTCTTCCTCGCGTTCGCCGCCGGCATCCTCGGCTTCGAACGATACGTCGTCACGCCCGACGACATCCCCGCGATGTTCGCACAGAAGACAGCCAGCGCGGTGGTCGAAGACCCGGACGACGAACCGCGAGACGACGGCGAGTCCGGCACTCAGTAG
- a CDS encoding M24 family metallopeptidase — protein MRSAAFDSALADASADAFVHAGPPGDPVVSYLAGAQLPCRAAVVYGGRVAVVPGRPLPEHVTVREDVSVLDPVATPAERLPGLVADAVLAPRTIPHDAALYLEGEGVEVSSTAAHERARRRKTASETEALRDAVDAAEAGLEAAAGVLAGADVSGGELTEVDETVTAERVRRAADAGVALDGAAAETTVQPAGPVEAGAPLHVTVAASVDGYRAPVFRTFVPDSDGGWDRRATLGCEYGVEAALEIVEPGETSAKRAGSEATAELASLGFPPETTQVDVHGVGLERREAPTGGDALSAGAVVSVSAVAEPDDANGGGEEAAADLGPVGVSDVAVVGEDGAERVGSFPRSVVPKLDY, from the coding sequence ATGCGGTCGGCCGCCTTCGATAGCGCGCTCGCCGACGCGAGCGCCGACGCGTTCGTCCACGCCGGACCGCCCGGCGACCCCGTGGTCTCCTACCTCGCGGGCGCACAGCTACCGTGCCGGGCGGCCGTCGTCTACGGCGGCCGGGTCGCCGTCGTCCCGGGTCGCCCGCTCCCCGAACACGTCACCGTCCGGGAGGACGTGTCCGTGCTCGACCCGGTTGCGACGCCGGCCGAGCGACTCCCCGGCCTCGTCGCGGACGCCGTGCTGGCACCGAGAACCATCCCCCACGACGCCGCACTCTACCTGGAGGGCGAGGGCGTCGAAGTGTCGTCGACGGCGGCCCACGAGCGAGCGCGCCGCCGGAAGACGGCCTCCGAGACCGAGGCGCTGCGGGACGCGGTCGACGCCGCCGAGGCCGGCCTCGAGGCTGCCGCCGGCGTGCTCGCCGGGGCCGATGTGTCGGGCGGGGAACTCACCGAAGTCGACGAGACAGTGACCGCCGAGCGCGTGCGACGGGCGGCGGACGCGGGGGTCGCACTCGACGGCGCGGCGGCCGAGACAACGGTGCAGCCGGCCGGGCCGGTCGAGGCGGGCGCGCCCCTGCACGTCACCGTGGCGGCGTCCGTCGACGGCTACCGCGCCCCGGTCTTCCGGACGTTCGTCCCGGACAGCGACGGCGGCTGGGACCGCCGCGCCACCCTCGGCTGCGAGTACGGCGTCGAGGCGGCCCTCGAAATCGTCGAGCCCGGCGAGACGTCCGCGAAGCGCGCCGGCAGCGAGGCGACTGCCGAGCTCGCGTCCCTCGGCTTCCCGCCGGAGACCACCCAGGTGGATGTCCACGGCGTCGGCCTCGAACGGCGCGAAGCGCCGACCGGCGGCGACGCGCTCTCCGCGGGTGCGGTCGTCTCCGTGTCTGCGGTGGCCGAACCTGACGACGCCAACGGCGGCGGCGAGGAGGCGGCGGCCGACCTCGGGCCGGTCGGCGTCTCGGACGTGGCGGTCGTCGGCGAGGACGGTGCCGAGCGCGTCGGCTCTTTCCCGCGGTCGGTCGTGCCGAAACTCGACTACTGA
- a CDS encoding UvrD-helicase domain-containing protein, producing MTDSEPEVTRLFGGPGSGKTTALLDHVEEILEEDDVSVRDILVVSYTRAAAAEVRERLAERLDMNPRSLRGNVATMHAKAYELLGLSRGDVVGEDDKEDFAEEYGIPFEDEYASGSRRTARSTTLGNKVIATSQWLQRTRRDVSDWYDVPFRWNDEEVRLPPEIDDNAQVGNKYTPTWPSTDERYDIPEAIRAWRTYKGENDLVGFADMLERVKQRSLLPNVDYLVIDEFQDITSLQYDVYEEWRPHMERVLIAGDDDQVVYAWQGADPELLLNTHVTDDVVLPNSYRLPSQVLQVVQQEISHIDTRQEKDLKPRKEGGSVEAIDSPSMLDLVRNVRRTIQNTEDDTVMILFRARYQLFDFVDEFIGEGIPFRALTDQRMWTDRLQQYINAVEALETDDDVNGLEARRLMDMLQDSAFGTRERNDLREAIDEAQGEDTDLTELTFAADFIRDYVPFVPGPSAAADMLRKVTRYQRRSIDAYFQGDYRGTNPERVRVGTIHSAKGREADHVFLATDLTEKVVEQMAATADPEDVPDDIEFTSNTSPVPILTDNERRVFYVGMSRARERLVLLQNLVGGAPTLPIDVLLYGEQTGQTLEDALEADTPIQLP from the coding sequence ATGACGGACTCGGAGCCGGAAGTTACGCGGCTGTTCGGTGGTCCGGGGAGCGGGAAGACGACCGCGCTCCTCGACCACGTCGAGGAAATTCTGGAGGAGGACGACGTCTCGGTTCGTGACATCCTCGTCGTGTCGTACACACGCGCAGCGGCCGCGGAGGTTCGGGAACGGCTCGCCGAGCGGCTCGACATGAATCCCCGGTCGCTGCGGGGGAACGTCGCGACGATGCACGCGAAAGCCTACGAACTCCTCGGGCTCTCCCGCGGAGACGTCGTGGGCGAGGACGACAAGGAGGACTTCGCGGAAGAGTACGGCATCCCCTTCGAGGACGAGTACGCCTCCGGCTCCCGCCGGACGGCGCGCTCGACCACCCTCGGCAACAAGGTCATCGCGACCAGCCAGTGGCTCCAGCGAACGCGACGCGACGTCTCGGACTGGTACGACGTGCCGTTCCGCTGGAACGACGAAGAGGTACGCCTCCCGCCGGAAATCGACGACAACGCGCAGGTCGGGAACAAGTACACGCCGACGTGGCCCTCGACAGACGAGCGCTACGACATCCCGGAAGCCATCCGGGCGTGGCGCACGTACAAGGGCGAGAACGACCTCGTCGGCTTCGCGGACATGCTCGAACGCGTCAAGCAGCGCTCGCTGCTGCCGAACGTCGACTACCTCGTCATCGACGAGTTCCAGGACATCACGAGCCTGCAGTACGACGTCTACGAGGAGTGGCGGCCGCACATGGAGCGCGTGCTCATCGCGGGCGACGACGACCAGGTCGTCTACGCCTGGCAGGGTGCCGACCCCGAACTCCTCCTGAACACGCACGTCACCGACGACGTCGTGCTGCCGAACTCCTACCGGCTGCCGAGCCAGGTGCTGCAGGTCGTCCAGCAGGAGATCAGCCACATCGACACCCGGCAGGAGAAAGACCTCAAACCCCGCAAGGAGGGCGGGAGCGTGGAGGCCATCGACAGCCCGTCGATGCTGGACCTCGTGCGGAACGTCCGCCGCACCATCCAGAACACCGAGGACGACACGGTGATGATTCTGTTCCGGGCGCGCTACCAGCTGTTCGACTTCGTCGACGAGTTCATCGGCGAGGGCATCCCGTTCCGCGCGCTCACCGACCAGCGGATGTGGACCGACCGGCTCCAGCAGTACATCAACGCCGTCGAGGCGCTGGAGACCGACGACGACGTGAACGGGCTGGAGGCCCGCCGGCTGATGGACATGCTCCAGGACTCGGCGTTCGGCACCCGCGAGCGCAACGACCTCCGGGAGGCAATCGACGAGGCGCAGGGCGAGGACACCGACCTCACCGAACTGACGTTCGCTGCGGACTTCATCCGCGACTACGTGCCGTTCGTGCCCGGGCCGTCGGCGGCCGCGGACATGCTCCGGAAGGTCACGCGCTACCAGCGCCGCAGCATCGACGCGTACTTCCAGGGCGACTACCGCGGCACGAACCCGGAGCGCGTGCGCGTCGGCACCATCCACTCCGCGAAGGGCCGCGAGGCCGACCACGTCTTCCTCGCGACCGACCTCACCGAGAAGGTCGTCGAGCAGATGGCGGCGACCGCCGACCCCGAGGACGTGCCCGACGACATCGAGTTCACGAGCAACACGAGCCCCGTCCCGATTCTGACGGACAACGAGCGCCGCGTGTTCTACGTCGGGATGAGCCGGGCCCGCGAGCGCCTGGTGCTCCTCCAGAACCTCGTCGGTGGTGCGCCGACGCTGCCCATCGACGTGTTGCTGTACGGGGAGCAGACGGGCCAGACTCTGGAGGACGCGCTGGAGGCCGACACCCCGATTCAACTCCCGTGA
- a CDS encoding DUF7563 family protein, giving the protein MPECQNCGSFVTEDYVRVFTPNEHSAPRVCPNCEDKIRDGADVREARSTRQN; this is encoded by the coding sequence ATGCCGGAGTGCCAGAACTGCGGGTCGTTCGTGACGGAGGACTACGTCCGCGTGTTCACGCCGAACGAGCACAGCGCCCCCCGCGTCTGCCCGAACTGCGAGGACAAGATTCGGGACGGCGCGGACGTCCGTGAGGCCCGGTCGACGCGACAGAACTGA
- a CDS encoding HVO_0416 family zinc finger protein, whose product MSSAQTPDDSLLDEFLEDRGHDTETWEESYNKKQCPECGGLHEVDARTCEVCGWGPN is encoded by the coding sequence ATGTCGAGCGCACAGACTCCGGACGACTCCCTGCTGGACGAGTTCCTCGAAGACCGCGGCCACGACACCGAAACGTGGGAGGAGAGCTACAACAAGAAGCAGTGTCCGGAGTGCGGTGGGCTCCACGAAGTGGACGCCCGAACGTGTGAGGTCTGCGGCTGGGGGCCGAACTGA